A window from Candidatus Dormiibacterota bacterium encodes these proteins:
- the trpC gene encoding indole-3-glycerol phosphate synthase TrpC: MATKAAPILERIVEARRRANARFKVDGHAAALAALLQSAPRPRDFRDAITGPGVALIAECKERSPSGGVLQRPYDPVGLAKRYAENGAAALSVLTEPEFFGGSIDHLQAVREGVALPILCKDFIVDSVQIFAARAMGADAVLLIVGILDDGQLDHFQYQARDLGMRAVVEVHTEEEVERALRTGASLIGINNRDLTRMKTDSATTARLRPLIPKGRTVISESGIETRADIEALQRIGVDAALVGEALLRAPDLEAKVRELSGE; this comes from the coding sequence ATGGCCACGAAAGCCGCCCCCATCCTCGAACGCATCGTTGAGGCGCGCCGGCGGGCGAATGCCCGCTTCAAGGTCGACGGGCATGCGGCGGCACTCGCCGCCCTGCTCCAGAGCGCGCCACGACCCCGTGACTTCCGCGATGCCATCACCGGCCCGGGCGTCGCCTTGATCGCGGAATGCAAGGAGCGGTCACCGTCAGGCGGCGTGCTGCAGCGTCCCTACGACCCGGTCGGCCTGGCCAAACGGTATGCCGAGAACGGAGCAGCCGCGCTGTCAGTACTGACCGAACCCGAGTTCTTTGGTGGGAGCATCGACCATCTACAGGCGGTCCGAGAGGGGGTCGCCCTACCGATCCTTTGCAAAGACTTCATCGTGGACTCAGTGCAAATCTTCGCGGCCCGTGCGATGGGCGCTGATGCCGTCCTCCTGATCGTTGGGATCCTCGATGACGGTCAGCTCGACCACTTCCAGTACCAGGCTCGCGACTTGGGCATGCGCGCGGTCGTTGAAGTCCATACGGAAGAGGAGGTTGAGCGCGCGCTGCGCACGGGGGCATCCCTGATCGGGATCAACAACCGTGATTTGACTCGGATGAAGACGGACAGCGCGACGACGGCGCGCTTGCGGCCGCTGATTCCAAAAGGGCGCACGGTGATCAGCGAGAGTGGCATTGAGACTCGCGCGGACATCGAAGCGTTACAACGGATCGGGGTCGATGCCGCGTTGGTCGGCGAAGCGTTGCTGCGCGCGCCGGACCTCGAGGCGAAAGTCCGAGAGCTGAGCGGAGAATGA
- a CDS encoding acylphosphatase — protein MPSKPERRRLKAEILGDVQGVGFRYFAQSHARRLGLEGYVRNRYDGAVEVEAEGDASSLERLLDALRRGPRQARVQDVRVSWLPFRGDLGPFGVRG, from the coding sequence TTGCCCAGTAAACCAGAGCGGCGCCGCCTCAAGGCGGAGATCCTCGGCGACGTCCAGGGGGTGGGCTTTCGCTACTTTGCTCAGTCACACGCCCGCCGGCTCGGCCTCGAGGGGTACGTTCGCAACCGCTACGATGGCGCGGTGGAGGTGGAGGCCGAGGGCGACGCGTCCTCGCTTGAACGGTTGCTCGATGCGCTCCGCAGGGGACCGCGACAAGCGAGAGTGCAGGACGTGCGCGTCAGCTGGTTGCCCTTTCGCGGGGACCTCGGTCCCTTCGGCGTGAGAGGATGA
- a CDS encoding phosphoribosylanthranilate isomerase gives MTKIKICGNTRSEDVELAVELGADLLGFIFTRSKRQVRVDEIKAIIGQVPAGVERVGVFIDETPEEIGKVAQACGLTAIQVYRPLTDKDRSLGLLLLPAFRVQEGEDLAGISLERGDHPLFDTWTPDTIGGTGRAWAWPQAKAVARQYPVVVSGGLTPDNVDGAVRELHPWAVDVCSGVEAEPGRKDHAKLRAFVEAVRRVDRS, from the coding sequence ATGACGAAGATCAAGATTTGCGGCAACACCCGGAGCGAGGACGTCGAACTTGCTGTCGAGCTCGGTGCCGACCTGCTCGGATTTATCTTCACGCGCAGCAAACGCCAGGTTCGGGTCGACGAGATCAAAGCGATCATCGGCCAGGTGCCCGCCGGGGTCGAGCGGGTGGGCGTCTTCATCGATGAAACGCCCGAGGAGATCGGCAAGGTTGCGCAGGCCTGTGGCCTGACCGCGATCCAGGTTTACCGACCACTGACGGACAAGGACCGCTCGCTTGGCCTGCTCCTGCTGCCGGCCTTCCGGGTGCAGGAAGGGGAAGACCTGGCCGGCATCTCGCTCGAGCGTGGTGACCATCCCCTGTTCGACACCTGGACACCGGACACCATCGGCGGCACGGGGCGAGCCTGGGCATGGCCGCAGGCAAAGGCGGTGGCACGCCAGTACCCGGTCGTCGTCTCCGGGGGGTTGACGCCAGACAACGTCGATGGTGCCGTGCGCGAGCTGCATCCCTGGGCGGTCGATGTCTGCAGCGGCGTCGAGGCCGAACCTGGCCGTAAGGACCACGCGAAGTTGCGCGCCTTCGTCGAGGCGGTGCGCCGGGTCGACCGGTCGTGA
- a CDS encoding pyridoxal phosphate-dependent aminotransferase, whose protein sequence is MKFAHRMSEIGTETAFEVLAKARKLEAQGRSIVHLEIGEPDFPTPPNIVEAAERALRDGFTHYTPAGGLMPARQAVADWIRRTYEVEVKPEQVVMVPGSKNVLLFTMLALVDQGDEVIVPDPGYAIYSSAATLAGAAPVGIPLRERNDFRLDIEELKSKITPRTKLLVINSPQNPTGGVLSTHDLEQIAELAMRHDFYVLTDEVYGQITYDGHHASIMTVPGMLERTIYSDGLSKAYAMCGWRLGFAVAPLPLAQKFETLMINSSSCAAAFTQMAAIEALSPRSDAAVQAMVGEFKRRRDRVVDRLNALPGVSCHKPLGAFYVFPNITKTGQDERVLADRMLNEGGVALLAGSTFGEMGKGYLRLSYANAIDQIEEGVKRMKGVLEKTAARA, encoded by the coding sequence ATGAAATTCGCGCATCGCATGTCGGAGATCGGCACCGAGACCGCGTTCGAGGTGCTGGCCAAGGCGCGCAAGCTGGAAGCGCAGGGCCGCAGCATCGTTCACCTCGAGATCGGGGAGCCTGATTTCCCAACACCGCCCAACATCGTCGAGGCCGCCGAGCGCGCCCTGCGCGACGGCTTCACGCACTACACGCCCGCGGGCGGCCTGATGCCGGCCCGCCAGGCAGTTGCCGATTGGATTCGCCGCACCTACGAGGTCGAGGTCAAGCCGGAGCAGGTGGTGATGGTGCCCGGCTCGAAGAACGTCCTTCTCTTCACCATGCTGGCGCTGGTCGACCAAGGTGATGAGGTCATCGTTCCCGATCCCGGCTACGCCATCTATTCCTCGGCCGCCACGCTTGCCGGCGCTGCCCCGGTCGGTATTCCTCTGCGAGAGCGCAACGACTTCCGGCTCGACATTGAGGAGCTCAAATCGAAGATCACCCCACGAACGAAGTTGCTAGTCATCAACTCGCCGCAGAACCCCACCGGCGGCGTGCTGTCCACCCACGATCTCGAGCAGATCGCGGAACTCGCGATGCGGCATGACTTCTACGTTCTGACCGACGAGGTCTACGGCCAGATCACCTACGACGGTCATCACGCCTCGATCATGACGGTGCCAGGCATGCTCGAGCGCACGATCTACTCGGACGGATTGAGCAAGGCCTACGCGATGTGCGGTTGGCGGCTCGGGTTCGCGGTGGCACCGCTGCCGCTGGCGCAGAAGTTCGAGACGCTGATGATCAATAGCAGCTCGTGCGCCGCTGCGTTTACCCAGATGGCGGCGATCGAGGCGCTCTCCCCTCGATCGGATGCCGCGGTGCAGGCCATGGTCGGCGAGTTCAAGAGGCGGCGTGACCGGGTGGTCGATCGCCTCAATGCCTTGCCAGGAGTCAGCTGCCACAAGCCGCTGGGAGCCTTTTATGTGTTTCCGAACATCACGAAAACCGGTCAGGACGAACGCGTGCTGGCCGACCGGATGTTGAACGAGGGCGGGGTCGCTCTGCTCGCCGGGAGCACGTTCGGCGAGATGGGGAAGGGCTATCTGCGCCTCTCCTACGCGAACGCGATCGATCAGATCGAGGAGGGCGTCAAGCGGATGAAGGGAGTCCTGGAAAAGACCGCAGCTCGCGCCTAG
- a CDS encoding cob(I)yrinic acid a,c-diamide adenosyltransferase yields the protein MVPPGRAAAAGVRQPPQGLAALDEGSAGPRRRLGITIARKSIVTKTGDGGETGLLYGGRVAKTDPRTEAYGAVDEAISTLGAARALVKDRGRHAIILRIQSELFTVGAELATDPAEYDKLEQHFMVVTTDFTSRVEREIVDLERRVPLPDAFVIPGGTAAAAALDVARAVLRRAERRIVGLQQGGQLRNPEVLRYTNRLSDLLFMLARAEEGTAVKPLTGRRVVRTPAAPARTHPAPRRRSRA from the coding sequence ATGGTTCCGCCCGGACGCGCTGCCGCCGCTGGCGTTCGCCAGCCACCGCAAGGTCTTGCAGCGCTGGACGAAGGAAGTGCTGGCCCGAGGCGCCGCCTAGGCATCACCATCGCGCGCAAGAGCATCGTCACCAAGACCGGGGATGGGGGAGAGACCGGCCTTCTCTACGGTGGCCGGGTCGCCAAGACGGATCCGCGCACCGAGGCTTATGGCGCCGTCGATGAGGCGATCTCAACGCTGGGCGCGGCGCGTGCCCTCGTCAAGGACCGCGGAAGGCATGCCATCATCCTGCGGATCCAGAGCGAACTCTTCACGGTGGGCGCCGAACTCGCAACCGACCCTGCCGAGTACGACAAGTTGGAGCAGCATTTCATGGTGGTCACGACGGATTTCACCAGCCGCGTCGAGCGCGAGATCGTCGACCTGGAGCGCCGTGTTCCATTGCCGGATGCGTTCGTCATCCCCGGTGGGACAGCCGCAGCCGCTGCCCTGGACGTGGCGCGCGCCGTGCTGCGCCGCGCCGAGCGCCGCATCGTCGGCCTGCAGCAGGGCGGTCAGCTGCGCAATCCGGAAGTGCTTCGCTACACGAACCGGCTCTCGGACCTGCTCTTCATGCTGGCCCGGGCCGAGGAGGGGACAGCCGTTAAACCGCTGACGGGACGACGAGTGGTCCGCACGCCCGCAGCGCCAGCGCGCACTCATCCAGCACCCAGGCGTCGGTCTCGCGCCTGA
- the queG gene encoding tRNA epoxyqueuosine(34) reductase QueG, translating into MSLTSELKHKARALGFCAVGVTRAERFFEAEAAATNRTQQGLMDGLSWWSEARAHASADPRRATPAARSVIALAFPYPSTSAGGPGPPAHASRASVRSERLRRPGGGGGPRGRIAAYALGRDYHEVLLERMQPLLAMLRERGHVAKTYVDHGWMLDRAAAARAGVGWLGKNTNLLIPGVGSNVLLAEIVTSAELEPDQPLKKTCGSCDACMRICPTGALIEPGVLDNRRCISFWTIEHRGVIPIDIRPLIGDWIFGCDLCQEICPVNVSPRAAAPDARAFEAFGPLIDARPRLEELLTLDEESFRVRFRNSAVWRTRRSGLLRNVSIALGNIADRSSVPALATALGDAEPLVRGHAAWALGRLGGAAARAHLERAIRRETDAWVLDECALALRACGPLVVPSAV; encoded by the coding sequence ATGTCCCTGACGAGCGAGCTAAAGCACAAGGCCCGGGCGCTCGGCTTCTGCGCCGTTGGCGTGACCCGGGCGGAGCGGTTTTTCGAGGCCGAAGCCGCCGCCACCAACCGGACCCAACAGGGCCTGATGGACGGCCTGTCCTGGTGGAGCGAGGCCCGGGCTCATGCCAGCGCCGACCCGCGCCGGGCCACCCCCGCGGCTCGCAGTGTGATCGCCCTGGCTTTTCCCTACCCCTCCACCTCCGCGGGAGGGCCGGGCCCGCCGGCCCACGCGAGCCGCGCTTCAGTGCGAAGCGAGCGTTTGAGGCGTCCGGGTGGGGGCGGTGGCCCACGCGGACGGATCGCCGCGTATGCGCTGGGTCGCGACTACCACGAGGTCCTGCTCGAGCGAATGCAGCCGCTGTTGGCGATGCTGCGTGAGCGCGGCCACGTCGCCAAGACCTACGTCGACCATGGCTGGATGCTGGACCGTGCGGCGGCGGCTCGAGCCGGCGTGGGCTGGCTCGGAAAGAACACCAACCTGCTGATTCCCGGTGTGGGTTCCAACGTGTTGCTGGCGGAGATCGTCACCTCGGCAGAGCTCGAGCCCGACCAGCCGTTGAAGAAGACCTGCGGCAGCTGCGATGCCTGCATGCGGATCTGCCCCACGGGTGCACTGATCGAACCTGGTGTGCTCGACAACCGGCGCTGCATCTCCTTCTGGACTATCGAGCACCGCGGCGTCATCCCCATCGACATTCGGCCGCTGATCGGCGACTGGATCTTCGGCTGCGACCTCTGCCAGGAGATCTGCCCGGTCAACGTGAGTCCGCGGGCAGCCGCGCCAGATGCCCGGGCGTTCGAGGCCTTCGGCCCGCTGATCGATGCTCGGCCGCGGCTTGAAGAACTGTTAACGCTCGACGAGGAAAGCTTCCGCGTCCGCTTTCGCAACAGCGCGGTGTGGCGAACCCGACGGTCTGGACTGCTTCGCAACGTGTCTATCGCGCTGGGCAACATCGCGGATCGCAGCTCGGTCCCCGCGCTGGCGACCGCGCTCGGCGACGCGGAGCCGCTCGTCCGCGGCCATGCGGCGTGGGCGCTCGGCCGGCTCGGTGGCGCCGCGGCCCGGGCTCACCTGGAACGGGCGATCAGGCGCGAGACCGACGCCTGGGTGCTGGATGAGTGCGCGCTGGCGCTGCGGGCGTGCGGACCACTCGTCGTCCCGTCAGCGGTTTAA
- a CDS encoding NUDIX domain-containing protein produces the protein MNEYCSSCGSKTETRLVAKLYLSVCPQCDRIFFRNPKVVVSALIEDGGRVLLILRDIEPGRGLWGMPGGYVDWDEHPEAALIRECMEEVKVRIEPLELLEVQHILMDDQGIVLLPYRARLIAGNPAAGDEVQQVGWFRPDALPPLAFASHRKVLQRWTKEVLARGAA, from the coding sequence ATGAACGAATATTGCTCCAGCTGCGGGTCGAAGACGGAGACCCGACTTGTGGCGAAGCTGTACCTGAGTGTCTGCCCGCAGTGCGATCGGATTTTCTTCCGCAACCCCAAAGTGGTGGTGTCCGCGTTGATCGAGGACGGCGGCCGTGTCCTCCTCATCCTCCGTGACATCGAGCCGGGCCGCGGCCTCTGGGGAATGCCGGGCGGGTATGTCGACTGGGACGAGCATCCGGAGGCCGCGCTGATCCGGGAATGCATGGAAGAGGTCAAGGTGCGCATCGAGCCGCTGGAGCTGCTCGAGGTGCAGCACATCCTGATGGATGACCAAGGCATCGTGCTCCTTCCGTATCGCGCCCGGCTGATCGCCGGAAATCCTGCCGCCGGCGATGAGGTGCAGCAGGTCGGATGGTTCCGCCCGGACGCGCTGCCGCCGCTGGCGTTCGCCAGCCACCGCAAGGTCTTGCAGCGCTGGACGAAGGAAGTGCTGGCCCGAGGCGCCGCCTAG